The Brasilonema sennae CENA114 genome includes a region encoding these proteins:
- a CDS encoding MFS transporter, whose amino-acid sequence MFQSTHIMLALYKSLFWVAQAPVDNQSTNANQTYASGLGPHFFFALISGVILAFALQLVLTNLSVAAGISYLGRSSDSDGENGEVGSLGGTIRKIGTAVGLWTVITVTIALAIACFLAVRLSFFTGWSPVQGAILGLVIWGAYFLLLVWVSSTTVGSLVGSLVNSATSGLQAIMGTATAALGAKAINNQVVATAEAAAAAVRREIGTAVDPGTLRDKVEDYLEMVRPPELDISKIRGEFEKLLNDPQLKAIAGSGDLSNIDRQKFLDLISSRTDLSKREVNRIADTLYGVWQQVVGQQQPKQDRLAELMNYLKSLPPGQTKNDELNAKLDQLMAEMRSGKQGDQKGTTPGPVQQTIQQAVSALSGIVLGRTDLSDLDVEKILGAVTNAKDKVTEQADKLGLPVPKQAYSPIRTDVENYLLNTYAWQLSSEKAAQEFRDVLYDPAADPGTVRQELEGLSRSYFVSILKTRGLLTQAEIERIANQLELTRKDVLIAVIAEEEKEIVQDLQRRVESYLLVTPKSDLTAEGIQRDFKPLLEDSDADYETLSRRLAQFDRQEMREILLERNDIYPEEADTILEELEEQRNQVLVESQGLAEQAQYQAESLWINLQSYLRNTGKDELNPDAIRADLKTLLDDPQAGVGAIKARLSRFDRDTLVQLLSQRQDLSEDQANQILNSVEENWSNIRHAPKIVADKAKEQYDSVSTTIADYLRNTGKQELNPEGIQRDLNTLFQNPREGAVALRRRLSQVDRDTLVQLLSQRQDLSEEQVNQVIDSMQTSIRDIVRTPRRLATRTQQTVQNFQTYLEEYLRRSGKDELNPEGIKRDLSLLLRDPQVGIESLGDRLSQFDRSTIITLLKLREDLSDEEAARIADSMISVREQFVEQVRNIQRGIQDVVDGVFGRIRNYLNSLEREELNYDDIKREVRTLFDDPQAGFDALRDRLSSFNRETLVAVMSSREDISEEDANRIIDQVERARNNVLQRAERIQQEAQRRLEEVKIQAQRQAEETRKAAASAAWWLFTTALVSGIFSAVGGAIAVLFLV is encoded by the coding sequence ATGTTTCAGAGTACGCACATCATGCTGGCATTGTACAAGTCACTCTTTTGGGTGGCACAAGCGCCAGTAGATAACCAGTCAACAAATGCTAACCAGACATATGCTTCTGGATTAGGACCACACTTTTTTTTCGCTTTAATCTCTGGTGTGATCCTGGCTTTTGCCCTGCAATTAGTTCTGACCAACCTCTCCGTTGCTGCGGGTATTTCCTACTTAGGTCGTTCATCTGATTCAGATGGAGAGAATGGAGAAGTTGGGAGTTTAGGCGGAACTATTCGCAAAATAGGCACAGCAGTTGGACTGTGGACAGTAATCACTGTGACTATTGCGCTTGCCATTGCTTGTTTTTTAGCGGTAAGACTGAGTTTTTTTACAGGTTGGTCTCCAGTGCAGGGAGCAATTCTAGGGTTGGTGATTTGGGGAGCGTACTTCTTACTGCTAGTGTGGGTGAGTTCAACCACAGTGGGTTCTTTAGTTGGTTCGTTGGTCAACTCAGCAACCTCAGGCTTACAGGCGATTATGGGGACAGCGACCGCTGCGTTGGGAGCCAAAGCTATTAATAACCAAGTAGTAGCAACAGCAGAAGCAGCAGCCGCAGCTGTACGTAGGGAAATTGGCACTGCTGTAGACCCTGGAACGCTGCGAGACAAAGTAGAAGATTACTTAGAAATGGTCCGTCCACCAGAACTGGATATATCTAAGATTCGGGGTGAATTTGAAAAGTTACTGAATGATCCCCAACTCAAGGCGATCGCCGGAAGTGGAGATTTAAGCAACATAGACCGCCAGAAGTTTCTTGATTTAATCAGTAGTCGTACAGACCTTTCAAAGCGAGAAGTCAACCGTATTGCCGACACACTATATGGCGTTTGGCAACAGGTAGTCGGTCAACAACAACCAAAGCAAGACCGCTTGGCAGAGTTGATGAATTATCTCAAATCATTGCCACCCGGACAAACTAAGAATGATGAACTCAACGCCAAGCTGGATCAATTGATGGCAGAAATGCGTTCTGGAAAACAAGGTGACCAAAAAGGAACAACTCCAGGTCCTGTTCAGCAGACAATTCAGCAAGCAGTATCCGCATTGAGTGGTATTGTGTTGGGGCGAACTGATTTGTCAGACTTGGATGTTGAAAAAATCCTTGGTGCTGTCACAAATGCCAAAGATAAAGTCACCGAACAGGCAGATAAGTTGGGTCTTCCCGTGCCAAAACAAGCTTACAGCCCCATTCGTACGGATGTAGAAAACTACTTACTCAACACATATGCTTGGCAACTGAGTTCTGAAAAAGCTGCCCAAGAATTTCGCGACGTTCTTTACGACCCAGCCGCTGATCCTGGAACAGTACGGCAAGAGTTAGAGGGACTTTCTCGGAGTTATTTTGTCAGTATTCTCAAAACTAGGGGGCTGCTAACTCAAGCAGAAATTGAGCGCATTGCAAATCAGTTGGAACTGACCCGCAAAGACGTGCTAATTGCAGTGATTGCAGAGGAAGAAAAAGAAATAGTACAAGACTTGCAACGCCGAGTCGAAAGCTATCTACTCGTTACACCTAAGTCAGACTTAACAGCAGAAGGGATTCAGCGGGATTTCAAACCCCTGTTGGAAGATTCAGACGCAGATTACGAAACTCTTTCTCGGCGACTTGCTCAGTTTGACCGTCAAGAAATGCGGGAAATTCTGCTAGAGCGCAATGATATTTATCCTGAAGAAGCAGATACAATCCTTGAGGAGTTGGAAGAACAGCGTAATCAAGTCTTAGTCGAATCCCAAGGACTTGCAGAACAAGCGCAGTATCAAGCTGAGTCACTGTGGATAAATTTACAATCTTATCTGCGCAACACAGGTAAAGACGAACTCAATCCCGACGCCATCCGCGCTGATCTGAAAACACTTTTAGATGATCCACAAGCAGGAGTGGGTGCAATTAAGGCACGCTTATCTCGTTTTGATCGTGATACTTTAGTACAATTACTAAGTCAGCGGCAAGACTTGAGCGAAGACCAAGCCAATCAAATCCTCAACAGTGTTGAGGAAAACTGGAGTAATATTCGCCATGCACCAAAAATCGTAGCAGATAAAGCTAAGGAGCAGTACGATTCTGTAAGCACAACAATAGCAGACTACCTGCGAAATACTGGCAAACAAGAACTGAATCCTGAAGGAATTCAGCGGGATTTGAATACACTGTTCCAAAATCCAAGAGAAGGTGCTGTCGCACTCCGCCGTCGCTTGTCACAGGTTGATAGAGATACCTTAGTCCAGTTGCTCAGTCAACGTCAGGACTTGAGTGAAGAGCAAGTTAATCAAGTCATCGATTCGATGCAAACTTCGATTCGTGACATTGTGCGTACACCCCGTCGCCTCGCCACCAGAACTCAGCAAACAGTACAAAATTTCCAAACATATTTGGAAGAGTATTTACGGAGGAGTGGCAAAGACGAACTTAACCCAGAAGGTATCAAACGCGACCTTTCTCTGTTGCTGCGTGATCCACAAGTGGGAATTGAAAGTCTGGGCGATCGCCTATCTCAGTTTGACCGTTCCACTATTATCACTCTGCTAAAACTGCGGGAAGACTTGAGTGATGAGGAAGCCGCACGAATTGCAGATTCGATGATATCAGTGCGTGAGCAGTTCGTGGAACAAGTGCGGAATATCCAGCGGGGCATTCAAGATGTGGTTGATGGAGTTTTTGGCCGCATTCGCAACTACCTCAACTCTTTAGAGCGCGAGGAACTCAATTACGATGACATTAAGCGGGAAGTTCGCACATTGTTTGATGACCCACAAGCAGGGTTTGATGCATTGCGCGATCGCCTCTCTTCTTTCAACCGCGAGACTTTAGTAGCAGTTATGAGTTCTCGTGAGGATATCTCAGAGGAAGACGCCAACCGGATTATCGACCAAGTTGAACGGGCACGAAATAACGTACTGCAACGGGCAGAACGCATCCAGCAGGAAGCACAACGGCGCTTAGAAGAAGTGAAAATTCAAGCACAGCGTCAAGCCGAAGAAACACGCAAAGCAGCAGCATCAGCCGCTTGGTGGCTATTTACTACAGCACTTGTTTCCGGAATATTCTCTGCTGTAGGAGGAGCAATTGCTGTACTTTTCCTAGTGTAG
- a CDS encoding chlorophyll a/b-binding protein, which translates to MQSRPSTDLPPIATEYNGKDRNAFVFGLNPQAELWNGRLAMIGFLAYLVWDLAGYSVLRNVLHLISY; encoded by the coding sequence ATGCAATCTCGTCCTAGCACTGATTTACCACCAATCGCGACAGAATATAACGGCAAAGACCGTAACGCTTTTGTGTTTGGTTTAAACCCCCAAGCCGAACTATGGAATGGTCGTTTGGCAATGATTGGTTTTCTTGCCTATCTAGTTTGGGATTTAGCTGGTTACAGCGTCCTGCGCAATGTTCTCCACTTGATTAGTTACTAG
- a CDS encoding chlorophyll a/b-binding protein: MKTPETRPSTDVAAVAKAYNGVDRNAFVFGLNPQAELWNGRLAMIGFLAYLVWDLAGYSVLRDVLHFIGY; the protein is encoded by the coding sequence ATGAAAACTCCTGAAACTCGCCCTTCTACCGATGTAGCAGCTGTTGCTAAAGCTTACAATGGCGTAGACCGTAACGCTTTTGTATTTGGTTTAAACCCCCAAGCGGAACTGTGGAATGGTCGTTTAGCAATGATTGGTTTTCTTGCCTATCTAGTTTGGGACTTGGCTGGCTACAGTGTTCTGCGTGATGTTCTGCACTTCATCGGGTACTAG
- a CDS encoding chlorophyll a/b-binding protein: MKTPETRPSTDVAAVAKAYNGVDRNAFVFGLNPQAELWNGRLAMIGFLAYLVWDLAGYSVLRDVLHFIGY; the protein is encoded by the coding sequence ATGAAAACTCCTGAAACTCGCCCTTCTACCGATGTAGCAGCTGTTGCTAAAGCTTACAACGGTGTAGATCGTAACGCATTTGTATTTGGTTTAAACCCCCAAGCGGAACTGTGGAATGGTCGTTTAGCAATGATTGGTTTTCTTGCCTATCTAGTTTGGGACTTGGCTGGCTACAGTGTTCTGCGTGATGTTCTGCACTTCATCGGGTACTAG
- a CDS encoding transposase, translating into MEFIYTPPYSPDFNLAEYIIHLLRLEVLHHQPVDTTIQLVQQKLENFLMIKHVQTPEQIQNTIEHIYRLI; encoded by the coding sequence ATTGAGTTTATTTATACTCCTCCTTATTCTCCGGATTTTAATCTAGCCGAATATATTATTCATCTTTTAAGGCTTGAAGTCTTACATCATCAACCTGTAGATACAACAATACAACTTGTTCAACAAAAACTAGAAAATTTCCTGATGATTAAACATGTTCAAACCCCTGAGCAAATTCAAAATACTATTGAACACATTTACCGCTTAATTTAG
- a CDS encoding universal stress protein: MNLKPILVRLQNAIARDDLIDQMVLLSVPETAFSAQEQSAKSINLIVGYNSSPNSHTALDIALLIAHQTRLATKAQVTVQVVYVIEQNHKTHPEDVLQIEKFPNQHVTEPNPPHCSTSFSSLAFDTGVITQPKMQDKAGYCQEILIDKFTQADCILRQASILAVEWRSSFKAHLRFGSIGKELRKVVKSEDANLLLLGCNSVNHPIVQQLGSNFPCSVLGIPNIVPFG; the protein is encoded by the coding sequence ATGAATCTTAAACCCATCTTGGTGCGTCTGCAAAACGCGATCGCAAGAGACGATTTAATTGATCAAATGGTACTTCTCTCCGTCCCAGAAACAGCTTTTTCTGCACAGGAGCAATCAGCAAAATCAATTAACTTAATCGTTGGTTATAACAGTTCTCCGAATAGTCATACCGCCTTAGATATTGCCTTATTAATAGCTCATCAAACACGTTTAGCCACAAAGGCGCAAGTAACAGTTCAAGTCGTCTATGTGATCGAGCAAAATCATAAAACTCATCCTGAAGATGTTTTACAAATAGAGAAATTTCCCAATCAGCATGTTACGGAACCAAATCCACCACACTGTTCAACTAGCTTTTCCTCACTTGCGTTTGACACAGGTGTGATAACTCAACCAAAAATGCAGGATAAAGCAGGCTATTGCCAAGAAATCTTGATAGATAAATTTACACAAGCAGATTGTATTCTTCGCCAAGCAAGTATTCTCGCTGTAGAATGGAGAAGTTCTTTTAAAGCTCATCTTCGCTTTGGTTCTATAGGCAAGGAACTTAGGAAAGTTGTTAAATCAGAAGATGCAAATTTACTACTACTTGGCTGTAATTCCGTTAATCATCCGATAGTTCAACAGCTTGGTTCTAACTTTCCTTGTTCAGTACTAGGTATACCTAATATTGTCCCCTTCGGATAA
- a CDS encoding ABC transporter ATP-binding protein, which produces MKSTFFSKDAYDKPVPHTGFLEIENLYKSYPTPDGNRFVVLDNVNLTIAEDEYISIIGHSGCGKSTLLKIVAGLEKATSGSVRLDGKEIHKPGAERMMVFQHYSLLPWLTVRENIRLAVDEVLKDANRSEKISIVNQHLAMVNLTAAADKYPDEISGGMKQRVGIARALAIRPKMLLMDEPFGALDALTRGKLQRQVLDIWEHHRQAVMMVTHDVDEAIYMSDRIVLMTNGPAANIGEILEVPFPHPRDRNAMRNSQEYYELRNYALNFLDRYFTQDE; this is translated from the coding sequence ATGAAATCTACCTTTTTCTCGAAAGATGCTTATGATAAGCCTGTACCGCACACTGGATTTTTAGAAATTGAAAATCTATATAAATCATATCCAACACCTGATGGCAATCGATTTGTTGTTTTAGATAACGTTAATTTAACAATAGCCGAAGATGAATATATCTCTATAATTGGTCACTCTGGGTGCGGAAAATCTACACTTTTGAAAATTGTAGCAGGATTAGAAAAAGCGACTTCTGGCTCGGTACGGTTAGATGGCAAAGAAATTCATAAACCAGGAGCAGAGCGTATGATGGTGTTTCAACACTATTCGCTCTTACCTTGGTTAACTGTGCGGGAAAATATCCGGCTTGCTGTAGACGAAGTGCTAAAAGATGCTAATCGTTCGGAAAAAATTAGCATTGTGAACCAACACCTGGCAATGGTAAATTTAACAGCAGCAGCAGATAAATATCCTGATGAAATTTCTGGTGGTATGAAGCAGCGGGTGGGTATTGCCAGAGCATTGGCAATTCGCCCAAAAATGTTGCTGATGGATGAACCTTTTGGAGCCTTAGATGCACTAACTCGCGGAAAATTGCAGCGACAAGTATTAGATATTTGGGAACATCACCGACAAGCAGTGATGATGGTTACTCATGATGTGGATGAGGCTATTTATATGTCAGATCGCATTGTTCTGATGACGAATGGACCAGCAGCTAATATTGGGGAGATACTGGAAGTACCGTTTCCTCATCCACGCGATCGCAATGCTATGAGGAACTCACAAGAATACTATGAACTCCGCAACTATGCGCTCAACTTTCTAGATCGGTATTTTACCCAAGACGAGTAG
- a CDS encoding ABC transporter substrate-binding protein, whose translation MSDDNTNNWKRRDFITGLGATAFATGLSSCAINANRAPKGLSQAASAVEPVVDPKTLEKPNITVGYVPVNDCAPFAIAWEKGFFRKYGLNVTLSREASWATSRDGIIFGRLDASPVVSGAVINARTGAEGARHAPLCAAMTIHRHGNAMTMNKAMWESGVRPWRDYNGNLEEFGRDFRNYFEKLPAEKRVWAVVLSSAIYEYFVRYLAAAAGVAPDEEFRIIIVPPPQMVVNMRIGAMQGYMVAEPWNSRAITGNEGIGFTFAQGREIWQGHPDRLLGVMESFIKDNPKTYRSLVKAMIEACRYCSDTKNREEVAKILTSKSYTGAKLKLTEAAIVGNYNYGGFDDKKRVWKAPETTIFFEKPANLVKTPNDHSTFLWQSQSLWLMTQSARWGQIKEIPKNAEEVARKGWRTDLYREIAAEMGIECPKEDYKVEQAELFIDKKAFDPSDPVGYLKSFQIRANAPKSFFLS comes from the coding sequence ATGAGCGACGATAACACAAATAACTGGAAGCGACGAGACTTTATCACAGGGCTAGGCGCTACAGCATTTGCAACTGGACTTTCTTCTTGTGCCATTAATGCTAATCGTGCCCCTAAAGGACTGTCACAAGCGGCGTCGGCGGTGGAACCAGTCGTAGATCCCAAGACACTAGAAAAACCTAATATTACAGTGGGATACGTACCGGTGAATGACTGCGCCCCCTTTGCTATAGCCTGGGAGAAAGGGTTTTTCCGCAAGTATGGTTTAAACGTCACCCTCAGCCGTGAAGCAAGCTGGGCGACGTCTCGTGATGGTATTATTTTTGGACGCCTTGATGCTTCACCAGTTGTGAGTGGTGCAGTGATCAACGCCAGAACTGGTGCAGAAGGCGCACGTCATGCCCCCCTGTGTGCAGCGATGACAATTCATCGTCATGGTAATGCGATGACGATGAATAAAGCAATGTGGGAGTCTGGGGTGCGTCCTTGGCGAGACTATAACGGCAATTTAGAAGAGTTTGGACGAGATTTTCGCAATTATTTTGAAAAATTACCAGCTGAAAAACGAGTTTGGGCTGTGGTGCTGAGTTCGGCTATTTATGAATACTTTGTCCGCTACTTAGCAGCAGCCGCTGGAGTTGCTCCTGATGAAGAATTTCGCATTATCATTGTCCCGCCTCCACAGATGGTGGTGAATATGAGAATTGGGGCGATGCAAGGCTACATGGTGGCTGAACCGTGGAATTCACGAGCAATTACTGGTAATGAAGGAATTGGCTTCACCTTCGCTCAAGGGAGAGAAATTTGGCAAGGACACCCAGATAGACTTTTAGGTGTCATGGAGTCTTTCATCAAAGATAATCCCAAAACTTATCGCTCTTTGGTTAAAGCAATGATAGAAGCTTGTCGGTATTGTAGTGACACAAAAAACCGGGAGGAAGTCGCTAAAATTCTCACGAGTAAATCGTATACGGGAGCAAAACTCAAATTAACAGAAGCGGCTATTGTCGGTAACTACAATTATGGTGGTTTTGATGATAAAAAACGAGTTTGGAAAGCTCCTGAAACAACAATTTTCTTTGAAAAACCTGCTAATCTTGTTAAAACACCAAATGACCATTCAACATTTCTCTGGCAATCTCAGAGTCTTTGGCTAATGACTCAGTCGGCTCGCTGGGGACAAATTAAAGAAATTCCCAAAAATGCTGAAGAAGTAGCGCGTAAAGGTTGGCGAACTGACTTATATCGAGAAATTGCTGCTGAAATGGGAATTGAATGTCCAAAAGAAGATTACAAGGTAGAGCAAGCTGAACTATTTATCGACAAAAAAGCTTTTGACCCCAGTGATCCAGTGGGGTATCTTAAGAGTTTTCAAATAAGAGCTAACGCTCCTAAATCTTTTTTTCTGTCTTAA
- the ntrB gene encoding nitrate ABC transporter permease: MVLQLNVAAILAVASRTAWKRAKPVIVRDAFLLPLVGFLGVIVVWWIIALANHELMPTPPEALAANLDYILNPFFQRGPGNLGIGWLLIASIRRVLLGFTLGALVAIPVGFLIGMSRTAMMILNPVIQIFKPVSPLAWLPIALAIFNLADPSAIFVIFITSLWPTIINTALGVSSVSKDYIDVARVLEMPAWRRITKIIWPASLPYIFTGLRISIGIAWLVIVAVEMLTGGVGIGFFVWDEWSRLNLNSVFLAVLVIGLTGLLLDYAIGRIQAFVTRRPVTSN, translated from the coding sequence ATGGTGTTACAACTAAACGTAGCTGCCATTTTGGCGGTTGCTAGTCGAACAGCTTGGAAACGCGCTAAACCCGTTATTGTACGGGACGCTTTCTTGCTACCTTTGGTTGGTTTTTTGGGCGTTATTGTTGTCTGGTGGATTATTGCCCTTGCCAATCATGAGTTAATGCCCACGCCACCTGAAGCATTAGCAGCAAATTTAGATTACATCCTGAACCCATTTTTTCAAAGAGGACCAGGTAACTTAGGTATTGGCTGGCTATTAATCGCGAGTATTCGTCGGGTTTTATTAGGTTTTACTCTAGGTGCTTTAGTAGCTATTCCTGTTGGTTTTCTCATCGGGATGTCAAGAACGGCAATGATGATTCTCAATCCCGTTATCCAAATCTTCAAGCCAGTATCACCTCTAGCATGGCTTCCTATTGCTCTAGCAATCTTTAATTTGGCAGATCCATCGGCAATCTTTGTGATTTTCATTACTTCTCTGTGGCCAACAATTATTAACACTGCTTTGGGAGTTTCCAGTGTTTCCAAAGACTATATAGATGTAGCACGAGTTCTAGAAATGCCCGCTTGGCGAAGAATTACAAAAATCATTTGGCCTGCAAGTTTACCATACATTTTTACAGGTTTACGAATTAGTATAGGCATTGCCTGGTTAGTTATCGTTGCAGTAGAAATGCTCACAGGTGGTGTTGGAATTGGCTTTTTTGTCTGGGATGAGTGGAGTCGCTTGAACCTCAATTCCGTTTTTCTTGCTGTTCTAGTGATTGGCTTAACAGGACTGTTGCTTGATTATGCCATAGGCAGAATACAAGCTTTTGTCACTCGTCGCCCGGTAACTTCAAATTAG
- a CDS encoding sensor histidine kinase has translation MKDFSQLLRDQTQRIMKQWVEAVRRDKKIFSTNHLSRTAIENHLDHVLLALATVLSQYQDDEVQSLVQASLEHGILRAEQGFDAAEIALEYRLLRNTIFVTLEPEFLKASAKEVMRAVHLIDMVLDEAIAYCFQSYTEQRLTELEQLHNQLTLNNQELTRLVRANQDNLSYLAHELKNPLTSIIGYSDLFLRLQRQKSEEKNSFSHLEHIDRVLRSGRQLIHLINDALEISRYDAGQMKLEPEPTQVYELIINVYEMLEPLATQKKLQIVIDCNRAPDEVVTDPLRLQQIVTNLVSNAIRYTESGTVKIKCETLDISKWSVAVSDTGIGIEPEDQVQIFQPYFRIGSGSKSFLPNSTGLGLAIVSRLIKLLQGEISLVSQIGVGSTFTVTLPLKVEV, from the coding sequence ATGAAAGATTTTAGTCAATTGCTGCGGGATCAAACTCAGAGGATTATGAAACAATGGGTGGAAGCTGTTCGTCGGGATAAAAAGATTTTCAGCACCAATCATCTAAGCCGTACAGCTATTGAAAATCATCTTGATCATGTCCTCTTGGCTCTAGCAACTGTGCTTTCTCAATATCAAGATGATGAAGTTCAATCCCTAGTTCAAGCAAGTTTAGAGCATGGGATTCTTAGGGCTGAACAAGGTTTCGATGCAGCAGAAATTGCACTAGAGTATCGGCTTTTGCGTAACACCATATTTGTCACTTTAGAACCGGAATTCCTGAAAGCATCAGCAAAAGAAGTGATGCGAGCCGTGCATTTGATTGATATGGTGTTAGATGAAGCAATAGCCTATTGTTTCCAAAGTTACACAGAACAGCGATTAACAGAACTAGAGCAGCTGCACAATCAGTTAACCCTTAATAATCAGGAATTAACTCGCTTAGTGCGAGCAAATCAAGATAATTTATCGTATCTCGCGCACGAACTCAAAAACCCATTAACTTCGATTATTGGTTACTCAGATTTGTTTTTGCGCTTACAACGCCAAAAATCAGAGGAAAAAAATTCCTTTAGCCATCTAGAACACATTGACCGCGTGTTACGCAGTGGGAGACAATTAATTCACCTGATTAACGATGCACTGGAGATTTCTCGCTATGATGCAGGGCAGATGAAACTCGAACCAGAACCAACTCAGGTGTATGAATTAATTATAAATGTCTACGAAATGCTGGAGCCTTTGGCTACTCAAAAAAAATTACAAATTGTTATTGATTGCAACCGTGCTCCTGACGAAGTTGTAACAGACCCGTTACGATTACAGCAAATTGTAACAAATCTTGTTAGTAATGCGATTCGCTACACAGAGTCAGGAACGGTAAAAATCAAGTGTGAAACTTTAGACATTAGCAAGTGGAGTGTTGCAGTTTCAGATACTGGAATTGGAATTGAGCCAGAAGATCAAGTACAGATTTTTCAACCTTACTTTCGCATTGGTTCTGGTAGTAAATCCTTCCTTCCCAATAGTACCGGCTTGGGCTTGGCAATCGTTTCACGGCTGATAAAACTGTTGCAAGGTGAAATTAGCTTAGTCTCCCAAATAGGAGTAGGTTCTACTTTCACTGTGACTTTACCGTTAAAAGTAGAAGTGTGA
- the rnc gene encoding ribonuclease III, protein MVKHQNFQNTSLLIRALTHRSYVHENPQEGEHNERLEFLGDALLTYLSGEYLYRRYPEKGEDELTRRRSALVDEKQLAKFAIEVGLDRRMRLGKGATLEGGYQNPNLLSSTFEAVIAAYYLDNNYDSEAVRAVVEPLFDSVPESIVEFRSNVDSKNRFQEWVQRNITQIPPKYVTVQVGGSSHAPEFVAKVVVGEKEYGQGKGRSKKDAEKAAAENALARLEKSK, encoded by the coding sequence ATTGTCAAACACCAAAACTTTCAGAATACTTCTCTTTTAATCCGTGCGCTGACACACCGTTCCTATGTCCATGAAAACCCGCAAGAAGGTGAACACAACGAACGTCTGGAGTTTCTTGGTGATGCTTTGCTGACTTATTTAAGTGGCGAATACCTTTATCGTCGTTACCCAGAAAAGGGAGAAGATGAGTTAACTCGTCGGCGTTCTGCACTGGTTGATGAAAAGCAACTAGCAAAATTTGCAATTGAGGTTGGTTTAGATCGCAGAATGCGGTTAGGTAAAGGTGCAACTTTAGAAGGAGGTTACCAAAATCCTAATTTACTCAGCAGTACTTTTGAAGCAGTCATCGCCGCTTACTACTTAGACAACAATTATGATAGTGAAGCAGTACGTGCTGTTGTGGAACCGTTGTTTGACTCTGTTCCTGAGAGTATTGTGGAGTTTCGCTCAAATGTAGACTCTAAAAATCGCTTTCAAGAATGGGTGCAACGCAATATCACTCAAATACCACCCAAGTATGTCACAGTTCAAGTAGGTGGTTCTTCTCATGCTCCAGAGTTTGTAGCTAAAGTAGTTGTGGGAGAGAAAGAGTATGGACAAGGTAAAGGGCGCAGTAAGAAAGATGCTGAGAAGGCTGCAGCTGAGAACGCGCTAGCTAGGCTAGAAAAATCAAAGTAA
- a CDS encoding phycobilisome rod-core linker polypeptide: protein MAIPLLEYAPLSQNNRVTGYEIPGDEQPRIFSTDNLLSATDLDNLIEAAYRQIFFHAFASDRERFLESQLRSGQITVREFIRGLCLSKTFTGSFYNLNSNYRFVEHCVQRILGRDVYSEREKIAWSIVVATKGRAGFINDLLNSDEYLENFGDSIVPYQRRRVLPSGASQLPFNIKSPRYDEYHRAQLGFPQIIWQTIVRRYTPPDKQAKAGDPALFASMAQSINPTGNPPQRISPYNIDYEKAVPYRRR, encoded by the coding sequence GTGGCTATTCCTCTGCTAGAGTATGCGCCTTTAAGTCAAAATAATCGTGTTACTGGCTACGAAATTCCGGGTGATGAACAGCCTAGAATCTTCTCCACTGACAATTTACTTTCTGCGACTGACCTAGATAACTTAATCGAGGCAGCCTACCGTCAGATATTTTTCCATGCTTTTGCCTCTGATCGGGAGCGTTTTTTGGAGTCGCAGCTCCGCAGTGGACAGATTACCGTCCGTGAGTTTATTCGTGGATTGTGCTTGTCCAAAACCTTCACTGGTAGCTTCTATAACCTCAACAGCAACTACCGCTTTGTTGAGCATTGTGTTCAACGGATTTTGGGACGTGATGTTTACAGCGAACGGGAAAAAATTGCTTGGTCAATCGTGGTAGCAACCAAAGGTCGGGCTGGCTTCATCAATGATCTGCTCAACAGCGACGAATACTTAGAGAACTTTGGTGACAGCATTGTTCCCTACCAACGTCGTCGGGTTCTGCCCTCAGGAGCCAGCCAATTGCCATTCAACATCAAGTCTCCGCGTTACGATGAATACCATCGTGCGCAACTCGGCTTCCCCCAAATAATCTGGCAAACCATTGTACGTCGCTACACTCCACCCGACAAGCAGGCTAAAGCCGGTGATCCAGCTCTGTTTGCATCAATGGCTCAGAGTATTAATCCAACAGGTAATCCTCCGCAACGGATCTCGCCTTATAACATTGATTACGAGAAAGCAGTGCCTTATCGCCGCCGGTAA